A segment of the Corallococcus silvisoli genome:
CGTCCAGCGCTGGTTCGAGCCGTACAACGGCGGTGGGCAGGCGAAGGCCGCGCGCGCGGGCGAGCTGGTGCGCGTGCGCGTGCGCGTGGCGACGCCGATGCGGCGCAACTTCGTGGCGGTGGACGTCCCGCTGCCCGCGGGCCTGGAGCCGGTGGACACCTCGCTGGCCAGCACGGCGAGGTTGCCCGGGCCGGCGGGCTCTGGCGAGGAGGAGGGCCCCGGCGAGGGCTACGACTACGAGAGCCAGGAGGACCTGTCGGAGACGGACGAGGGCAACAACAACTTCTGGGCCACGCGCTTCTGGTCACCGTTCAACCACACGGAGATGCGGGATGACCGGGTGGTGTTCTTCGCGGACGAGCTGCCGCCGGGCGTGCACGTGACGAGCTTCGTCGCCCGTGCCACGACGCCGGGTGACTTCGTGCTCAAGCCGGCGCACGCGGAGGAGATGTACGCGCCCGAGGTCTTCGGACGCTCCGAGGGTGGCCGCTTCCCGGTGCTGATGCCGGACGAGGTCGCTTCGAAGTGAGCAGGCGCTTCACGCTTCGTGGGACGGTGCGCGCCGCGGCGGTGGTCGCGGCGCTCGTCGGGTTGGGGTGCGCGGGCTTCATCGCGATGCCCCTGCCCGCGACGTTGCTGTCCCGCGAGGCGCTGTCCTCGCTGGTGCTCACCGACCGCACGGGCCACGCCCTGCGCGAGGTGCTCTCCCGCGAGGACGGACGCAGCGTGGGCCTTCCGGGGGGCCGCATTCCCCCGAAGGTCCGGATGGCCTTCATCGCCGCGGAGGATCAGCGCTTCGGGTGGCATCCGGGCGTCGACGCGGTGGCGGTGGCGCGGGCGCTGCGCGACAACGTGTCAGCGGGGCGCATCGTGTCCGGTGCGTCCACGATTCCGCAGCAGCTGGCGCGCAGGCTGGTGCCGCGAGAGCGCACGTGGTGGGGCAAGGCGGGAGAGGCGCTGTGGGCGATGCGGCTGACGGCGCACCTGCCCAAGGAGCAGGTGCTGCTGGAGTACCTGGACCGCGTGCCGCTGGGGAACTCCACGTTCGGCGTGGAGGCGGCGGCGCAGCGCTACTTCGGGCGGCCGGCGGAGCGGCTGTCGGCGGGACAGGCGGCGCTCCTCGCGGGGATGGCGCGGTCCCCGGCGCGGAGGGATCCCTACCGTCGGCCCGAGATGGCGATGGCCGGGATGCGCGACGTGCTCTCGCGCATGGTGGCCGAGGGCTTCCTGTCCCCGGAGGAGGCGCGGCTGGCGGAGGAGACGCCGTTGGACCTGGCGCCGCCCGAGCGCGTGTTCGAGGTGCCCCACCTGACGACGGCGCTGCTCCAGCGGTTGCCGGAGCTGGGGCTGGACCATGCGTCGCGCATCGAGACGACCATCGAACCCTCGCTCCAGGTCTTGGTGGAGAAGGCCATCCGGGAGGAGCTGCGGGGGCTGGCGCACCGGCGGGTCGGAGAGGCGGCGGCCATCGTCCTGGACAACGCGACGGGCGAGGTGCTCGCGTACGTGGGCTCGTCGGACTTCCTGGACGAGGAGAAGGGCGGCCAGAACGACGGCGTGCGGTCGCTGCGGCAGCCGGGGTCGGCGCTGAAGCCGTTCGCGTACGGGCTGGCGCTGAGCAGGGGGTTCACGCCCTCGAGCGTGCTCGCGGACGTGGAGGTGCACCTGGCCACGCCGGGCGGCGCGTACGTCCCGAAGAACTACGACCG
Coding sequences within it:
- the pbpC gene encoding penicillin-binding protein 1C — its product is MSRRFTLRGTVRAAAVVAALVGLGCAGFIAMPLPATLLSREALSSLVLTDRTGHALREVLSREDGRSVGLPGGRIPPKVRMAFIAAEDQRFGWHPGVDAVAVARALRDNVSAGRIVSGASTIPQQLARRLVPRERTWWGKAGEALWAMRLTAHLPKEQVLLEYLDRVPLGNSTFGVEAAAQRYFGRPAERLSAGQAALLAGMARSPARRDPYRRPEMAMAGMRDVLSRMVAEGFLSPEEARLAEETPLDLAPPERVFEVPHLTTALLQRLPELGLDHASRIETTIEPSLQVLVEKAIREELRGLAHRRVGEAAAIVLDNATGEVLAYVGSSDFLDEEKGGQNDGVRSLRQPGSALKPFAYGLALSRGFTPSSVLADVEVHLATPGGAYVPKNYDRRVHGPVRLRAALASSYNIPAVRVADALGPDQVLRVLREAGFQSLTESASHYGVGIVLGNGDVTLRELARAYRGLARGGVVGPLKEVRAAYGPDGKALTVPEELVEHRFLAARPVELLTDVLADEAARAPAFGLDNALRLPFRVAAKTGTSRAHVDNWAAGFTRERTVAVWVGNFDGTPMRGVSGITGAGPVFARVMSLAMKGVRAAPLVDRSHFESAEICPLSGERAGPNCPGAMKEVYLPGTAPDHVCTMHRSDGALDVGPAYLAWAQAEGLDSASVSGEGPPGARPGFILPADGDEFLVEPELPEDAQAVPVRVMAPAGAKLLELRTEEGRRIELRPPFVTRLPAVAGERRLELWAPGGSAPLAVTRYRVR